The Christiangramia flava JLT2011 genome has a segment encoding these proteins:
- a CDS encoding flavin-containing monooxygenase: MLDFIVVGAAQAGLAMSYYLQELKMDFLVVDKESEIGASWLNRWDSLKLFTPSEFNNLPGMDFPAEKGYYPTKTEVAQYFKSYANKFEIPIQLNTLIEHISHEGNHFELSGPNGKFLSRNVVVATGPFHIPYTPPFSKKIDREVFQIHSNYYKNPDQLQEGATMVVGAGDSGFQILDEVSAEQEREVYFSGTTDVRVLPQQLLGKTLWWWFTKTGFLSFSRNSWLGRKLSKSRQPVIGTDVKEILARPNVEPVGKTKNAEGNMVLTEKKKLSELRNIVWATGYRPNFEWIEGLELTKDGYPKHERGVSSIDGLYFIGLPWLHTRGSATLGGIKKDAEYLSNFIQREADKSKGNS; encoded by the coding sequence ATGCTTGATTTTATTGTTGTTGGAGCTGCTCAGGCCGGTCTGGCCATGTCGTATTACCTTCAGGAGCTGAAGATGGATTTCCTGGTGGTAGATAAAGAATCTGAAATTGGCGCTTCCTGGCTCAATCGCTGGGATTCCCTGAAACTGTTCACACCTTCGGAATTCAATAATCTGCCCGGAATGGATTTTCCTGCTGAAAAGGGGTATTATCCCACCAAAACAGAAGTGGCGCAGTATTTTAAATCTTACGCGAATAAATTTGAAATTCCCATTCAGCTTAACACGCTCATTGAACACATCAGCCACGAAGGCAATCATTTTGAACTGTCTGGCCCAAATGGCAAATTTCTGAGCAGGAACGTTGTGGTGGCGACCGGGCCGTTTCATATTCCGTATACACCGCCGTTTTCCAAAAAGATCGATCGGGAGGTTTTCCAGATTCACAGTAATTACTACAAAAATCCGGATCAGCTTCAGGAAGGGGCAACGATGGTTGTGGGAGCGGGGGACAGCGGCTTCCAGATCCTCGATGAGGTTTCAGCAGAACAGGAGCGAGAAGTGTATTTTTCAGGAACTACCGATGTTCGGGTACTTCCGCAGCAACTCTTAGGAAAGACCCTCTGGTGGTGGTTCACAAAGACAGGTTTTTTGAGTTTCAGTCGGAATTCCTGGTTGGGTAGGAAATTAAGCAAATCCCGGCAGCCGGTTATCGGGACAGACGTGAAGGAAATTCTGGCCCGACCCAATGTGGAGCCGGTTGGTAAGACGAAAAATGCGGAAGGCAATATGGTGCTTACTGAAAAAAAGAAACTCAGCGAACTTCGGAATATCGTTTGGGCTACGGGTTACAGGCCTAATTTTGAATGGATCGAAGGCCTGGAATTGACCAAAGATGGCTATCCGAAGCACGAAAGAGGGGTGAGCAGTATAGATGGGCTCTATTTTATTGGACTTCCCTGGTTACATACCCGCGGGTCAGCCACTTTGGGCGGTATCAAAAAGGATGCAGAATATCTGTCAAATTTCATTCAGCGAGAGGCCGATAAAAGCAAAGGAAATAGCTGA
- a CDS encoding DUF456 domain-containing protein gives MEIILFCIAAFFMILGLLGSFLPVLPGVPLSWIGLLLFFLIPTVPMNYLFLSITLVIAIIVYILNLVIPAMGTKRFGGSKKGMIGATIGLVIGIFAPVPFAVIIGPFLGALIGEILNKSNSKTAVRAAFGSFLGLLTSSFMEFLVCVAYLILFVYQFWNYKEVIF, from the coding sequence ATGGAAATCATACTCTTTTGTATAGCGGCGTTTTTTATGATCCTCGGCCTTTTGGGGAGTTTTCTCCCGGTACTTCCGGGTGTGCCCTTAAGCTGGATCGGATTGTTGCTGTTTTTCCTGATCCCAACCGTGCCCATGAATTATTTGTTCCTTTCGATCACGCTGGTCATCGCGATCATCGTGTATATTCTGAATCTGGTAATCCCGGCAATGGGAACCAAAAGATTTGGCGGAAGTAAAAAAGGAATGATCGGCGCAACTATTGGGCTGGTAATTGGAATCTTCGCGCCGGTTCCTTTCGCGGTGATCATTGGGCCATTTTTGGGTGCGCTAATAGGGGAAATCCTCAATAAAAGCAATTCCAAGACCGCAGTCAGGGCCGCGTTTGGATCTTTTCTTGGCTTGCTAACTTCCAGTTTTATGGAGTTCCTGGTGTGTGTTGCTTATCTTATTTTGTTTGTATACCAGTTCTGGAATTATAAAGAAGTCATCTTTTAA
- a CDS encoding creatininase family protein, translating to MKNIRPYVLAETNWKQVKNDNYHLALLPWGATEAHNYHLPYATDNILAEEVAIAAAGISWKSGAKPIVLPTVPFSVNTGQLDVPLCMNMNPSTQLAVLKDLVQVLDHHQIHKLIVVNAHGGNNFKQIIRELSLIFPKVFICSINWWKVENAENYFDEPGDHAGELETAAVMHLRPDLVLPLEEAGNGKARNYKLKGLQEGWASAQREWTKVTEDTGVGNPKAATAEKGQKFFDKCVDTIAGFISELDKTSLDDLYE from the coding sequence ATGAAGAACATACGACCTTACGTTCTCGCCGAAACGAATTGGAAACAGGTGAAAAATGACAATTATCACCTCGCCCTGTTGCCCTGGGGTGCCACCGAAGCTCATAATTACCACCTGCCTTACGCAACCGATAATATTTTAGCTGAAGAAGTGGCCATTGCAGCAGCAGGAATTTCCTGGAAGTCGGGAGCAAAACCCATTGTACTGCCCACCGTCCCGTTTAGCGTAAACACCGGCCAGCTTGATGTTCCGCTTTGTATGAACATGAATCCCAGCACGCAACTGGCCGTTTTGAAAGACCTGGTTCAGGTGTTGGATCATCATCAAATTCATAAACTGATCGTGGTAAACGCGCACGGTGGGAATAATTTCAAACAAATCATCCGGGAGCTCAGCCTCATTTTTCCGAAGGTATTCATCTGCTCGATCAACTGGTGGAAAGTGGAGAACGCTGAAAATTATTTCGATGAGCCGGGGGATCATGCCGGGGAGCTTGAAACAGCTGCAGTCATGCACCTGCGACCAGACCTGGTTTTACCTTTGGAAGAAGCCGGAAACGGAAAAGCCAGAAATTATAAGCTGAAAGGTTTGCAAGAAGGCTGGGCAAGTGCTCAAAGAGAATGGACCAAAGTGACCGAAGATACCGGTGTGGGAAACCCAAAAGCAGCAACTGCAGAAAAAGGCCAAAAATTCTTTGATAAATGCGTGGACACGATTGCCGGTTTTATTTCGGAGTTGGATAAGACCAGCCTGGACGACCTTTACGAGTAG
- a CDS encoding BlaI/MecI/CopY family transcriptional regulator, translating to MKQLTKAEEEIMQLLWDLEEANVAALIAEMPEPKPAYNTVSTIVRILENKGFVDHRQQGKGYIYFPIIAKETYSNQSINQLMNNYFNGSFKSMVSFFMKKNDMKTSDLESILKEINKEEKR from the coding sequence ATGAAGCAGCTCACCAAAGCAGAAGAGGAGATCATGCAATTATTGTGGGATCTGGAAGAAGCAAATGTGGCAGCGCTGATCGCTGAAATGCCCGAGCCTAAACCGGCTTACAATACCGTTTCCACGATTGTGCGCATCCTTGAAAACAAAGGCTTTGTGGATCACCGGCAACAGGGAAAAGGTTATATCTATTTTCCCATTATCGCCAAAGAAACCTATAGCAACCAGAGCATTAATCAGCTGATGAACAACTATTTCAATGGTTCTTTTAAAAGTATGGTGAGCTTTTTCATGAAAAAGAATGACATGAAGACCAGCGATCTGGAATCCATTTTAAAAGAGATTAATAAAGAAGAAAAACGATGA
- a CDS encoding M56 family metallopeptidase has translation MTDYLLEILIFQLAFLLIYEIWLQKETFFNLNRAYLLATPLLSLLIPFIRITSLQKTTPAIAFQNLSDKTMVLLPEVFIGNRTATTAASQIENDIQLNWWLILYFLGATIAFGVFLYKLYKLEKISRSSRPIKQKYYDIFEIPNSDAAYTYFNQLYIGDRISAEDRKQIITHELVHLDERHGVDLMTFEILKIVLWFNPLIYLFQSKLAVIHEYIADETTVKKSGKKQYFEQLLNTAFGTSNITFTNQFFNHSLIKKRIVMLQKNKSGKLKHFKFLLIIPVLLLMLTYVACSQDDELEAELDLQQYSYELGMDKSFNSDPKLKEQHDKYETFLLNNPDYVSWATIDYSKKQISYSVHPKTERVPEGYNPMELAFKNGGTYTMYINLRDSANTGNSSATITKSQDSGNNMKDVPFAVVDKAPAFPDCEEFTSNDERKKCTSEKISMFVNQNFNTNIGKELGLTGISRIIVQFKIGQDGNIAEVRARSSREELKEEAIRVINSLPKMTPGEQNGQKVSVMYSLPIAFQTK, from the coding sequence ATGACCGACTATTTACTTGAAATCTTGATTTTTCAGCTGGCATTCTTATTAATATATGAAATCTGGCTGCAGAAGGAGACATTTTTCAATCTTAACCGTGCCTATTTACTGGCCACTCCCCTGCTGTCACTTTTGATTCCATTTATACGAATCACCAGTCTGCAAAAAACAACTCCGGCAATAGCATTTCAGAATTTATCTGACAAAACGATGGTTTTGCTTCCGGAAGTATTTATAGGAAACAGAACTGCAACTACCGCTGCATCACAGATCGAAAATGATATTCAACTTAATTGGTGGCTAATCCTCTATTTTCTGGGAGCTACAATAGCGTTTGGTGTTTTTCTTTATAAACTATATAAGCTTGAGAAAATATCGAGGAGCAGCCGACCAATTAAACAGAAATACTATGACATTTTCGAAATCCCGAATTCGGATGCTGCCTATACCTATTTCAATCAACTATATATAGGAGACAGGATTTCTGCGGAAGACCGAAAACAGATCATTACCCACGAGCTGGTACATCTGGACGAACGACATGGTGTGGATTTGATGACCTTCGAAATTCTGAAAATCGTGCTATGGTTTAACCCGCTCATCTATCTTTTTCAGTCCAAACTGGCGGTCATTCATGAGTACATCGCAGATGAAACTACCGTTAAGAAATCTGGCAAGAAACAATATTTTGAACAACTGCTGAATACTGCTTTCGGTACCAGCAACATCACGTTCACTAATCAATTTTTTAATCATTCATTAATCAAAAAACGAATAGTTATGTTACAAAAGAACAAATCAGGAAAACTGAAACATTTTAAATTTCTATTGATCATTCCCGTATTGTTGCTGATGCTAACCTACGTGGCTTGCTCCCAGGATGATGAATTAGAGGCCGAACTTGATTTGCAGCAGTACAGTTACGAACTTGGAATGGATAAAAGTTTCAACAGTGATCCTAAACTGAAAGAGCAGCATGATAAATATGAAACCTTTCTGTTGAATAATCCTGATTATGTAAGCTGGGCAACCATAGATTATAGCAAGAAACAGATATCTTATTCTGTACACCCAAAGACGGAAAGGGTTCCGGAAGGTTACAACCCAATGGAACTTGCTTTTAAAAATGGCGGTACCTATACCATGTATATCAATTTGAGGGATTCTGCCAACACCGGCAATTCTTCAGCAACAATTACGAAATCGCAAGACTCAGGAAACAACATGAAGGATGTACCATTTGCTGTGGTTGACAAAGCTCCTGCATTCCCGGATTGCGAAGAGTTTACTTCCAATGACGAACGAAAAAAATGCACCAGCGAAAAAATTTCCATGTTCGTGAATCAAAATTTTAACACCAATATTGGCAAGGAATTAGGACTTACCGGAATCAGCCGCATAATCGTTCAGTTTAAAATAGGCCAGGATGGAAATATTGCTGAGGTGCGAGCCAGAAGTTCCAGAGAGGAGCTAAAAGAAGAGGCTATTCGAGTGATCAACTCGCTGCCAAAAATGACACCTGGAGAACAAAATGGGCAAAAAGTTTCAGTGATGTATTCTTTACCAATTGCCTTTCAAACTAAATAA
- a CDS encoding energy transducer TonB encodes MKKNILKNLALGLMLLFAASAFAQDEAVPFAVADKAPAYPGCENLSGEVLQDCTSQKIINFVNANFDTSLGKKLGIVGSTRIVVQFKIDADGNTTDVRSRSLDNDAKVRERLQTEANRVVEKLPNMKPAEKEGKKVAILYSLPIQFEVPKTTEEKN; translated from the coding sequence ATGAAAAAGAATATTTTAAAAAATTTAGCCCTGGGTTTGATGCTGCTGTTTGCGGCATCTGCCTTTGCGCAGGATGAAGCCGTGCCCTTTGCGGTTGCAGACAAAGCGCCGGCATATCCAGGTTGTGAAAATCTTTCTGGAGAAGTATTGCAGGATTGTACCTCTCAAAAGATCATCAATTTTGTAAATGCTAATTTTGACACGTCTCTTGGTAAAAAACTCGGAATTGTAGGCTCCACCAGAATTGTGGTTCAGTTCAAGATCGATGCAGATGGAAATACTACCGATGTCCGTTCAAGATCGCTGGATAATGATGCTAAGGTTCGCGAAAGGCTGCAAACCGAAGCAAACAGGGTTGTTGAAAAATTACCTAACATGAAGCCCGCAGAGAAAGAAGGGAAAAAAGTGGCAATTCTCTATTCATTACCCATTCAATTCGAAGTTCCAAAAACAACTGAAGAAAAAAATTAA